In Blautia sp. SC05B48, a single genomic region encodes these proteins:
- a CDS encoding TrkH family potassium uptake protein, with protein sequence MNYSIIIYILGWIMNVEAVCMLVPGITALIYREKSGIAFLITILACLAIGVPLVSRKPSKKAFYAREGLVTTALSWIVLSIVGAVPFVLSGAIPDPIDAFFEIVSGFTTTGSSILSDPTQMPYCINIWRCFSHWIGGMGVLVFILTLLPLSGGYHMNLMKAESPGPSVGKLLPKVQSTAKILYKIYIALTVALIILLLLGGIPLYDSLCAAFGTAGTGGFGIKSDSMGSYSLYVQIVITIFMILFGVNFNVYFLLLTRKFSQALKSEEVRCYFFVIIASALMITLNVRHLFDNVWEALQQAFFQVGSIITTTGYATTDYNQWPAVSRTILVLLTFCGACAGSTGGGIKISRLLLLAKSVRKELHLYLHPNAVKKIKMDGKAVSHEVMRATNIYMIVYLMIVAASIFIISFDEFDLVTNFTAVVTTLNNVGPGLSLIGPTGNFGIFSPLSKLVLSFDMLAGRLELFPILILFLRETWKKF encoded by the coding sequence ATGAATTATTCGATTATTATTTATATCCTGGGATGGATCATGAATGTGGAGGCTGTCTGTATGCTGGTTCCCGGCATCACTGCCCTTATCTACCGCGAAAAATCCGGTATTGCCTTCCTGATCACGATCCTGGCATGTCTGGCTATCGGTGTTCCTCTGGTCAGCCGCAAGCCCTCCAAAAAAGCATTCTACGCCCGTGAAGGTCTTGTTACCACTGCCTTAAGCTGGATCGTTCTCAGTATTGTCGGCGCTGTGCCTTTTGTACTCAGCGGAGCTATCCCCGATCCGATCGATGCTTTTTTTGAGATCGTTTCCGGTTTTACCACAACCGGTTCCAGTATCCTTTCTGATCCAACACAGATGCCTTACTGCATCAACATCTGGAGATGCTTTTCCCACTGGATCGGTGGTATGGGGGTTCTGGTATTTATCCTGACACTACTGCCCCTTTCAGGTGGCTATCATATGAACCTTATGAAGGCAGAAAGCCCCGGTCCTTCCGTAGGAAAGCTTCTTCCAAAAGTCCAGTCAACTGCCAAGATCCTATACAAGATCTACATTGCGCTCACTGTTGCACTGATCATCCTTCTGCTTCTTGGAGGGATACCTCTTTACGACAGTCTCTGTGCAGCATTTGGAACTGCCGGAACCGGTGGGTTCGGAATCAAATCCGACAGTATGGGAAGCTACAGCTTATATGTTCAGATCGTCATCACCATCTTTATGATCCTGTTTGGCGTTAACTTCAATGTCTATTTTCTTCTTCTCACCAGGAAGTTTTCTCAGGCATTGAAATCTGAAGAGGTCCGTTGCTACTTCTTTGTGATCATCGCTTCTGCCCTGATGATCACACTCAACGTCCGACATCTGTTTGACAATGTGTGGGAAGCACTTCAGCAGGCATTTTTCCAGGTTGGTTCTATTATCACTACCACCGGTTATGCCACTACGGATTATAACCAGTGGCCTGCAGTATCCAGAACGATTCTGGTACTGCTTACCTTCTGTGGTGCCTGTGCCGGCAGTACAGGCGGCGGAATCAAGATTTCCCGTCTTCTGCTTCTTGCAAAATCTGTTCGCAAGGAACTGCATCTTTATCTGCACCCCAACGCAGTAAAAAAGATCAAAATGGACGGAAAAGCGGTGTCTCACGAAGTTATGCGTGCCACCAATATTTATATGATCGTTTATCTGATGATTGTGGCTGCATCTATCTTCATCATCAGTTTTGATGAATTTGATCTTGTAACAAATTTCACAGCCGTAGTCACCACTTTAAACAATGTAGGTCCCGGTCTTTCCCTGATCGGTCCTACCGGAAACTTCGGGATCTTTTCTCCGCTGTCCAAGCTGGTCCTTTCTTTTGATATGCTGGCCGGCCGACTGGAGCTATTTCCGATCCTGATCCTTTTTCTTCGTGAAACCTGGAAGAAATTCTGA
- a CDS encoding radical SAM protein — MAGSAHCTEEIMSACALCPRECLADRGAGKKGFCGMDERIYLARAALHMWEEPCISGTKGSGAVFFSGCGLRCCFCQNHDIAIGSRGRAVSVERLGEIFLELKEKGAANINLVTGAHYVPQIIEALDMARRNGLDIPVVYNSSGYEKTETLKLLEGYVDIYLPDLKYLDPELAQKFSYAPDYVQAAKAAIGEMVRQTGKCEFGEDGYIRKGTIVRHLILPGHTGNSIKALRYLHETYGEDIYISIMNQYTPVRKFVEFKELNRKVTKREYEKVLDAAVDMGIQNGFIQEGETASESFIPDFDYEGVEKNTP, encoded by the coding sequence ATGGCAGGGAGCGCACACTGTACGGAAGAAATTATGTCAGCTTGTGCTCTTTGTCCAAGAGAATGCCTGGCAGACCGGGGTGCAGGGAAAAAAGGCTTCTGTGGCATGGATGAGAGAATTTATCTGGCAAGGGCTGCACTTCACATGTGGGAGGAACCCTGTATCTCCGGAACAAAAGGTTCCGGGGCAGTGTTCTTTTCCGGGTGCGGACTGCGCTGCTGTTTCTGCCAGAATCATGATATTGCCATCGGGAGCAGGGGACGGGCTGTAAGTGTGGAACGGCTTGGAGAGATTTTTCTGGAACTGAAGGAAAAAGGAGCTGCAAACATCAATCTGGTAACAGGTGCACACTATGTACCACAGATCATAGAGGCACTGGATATGGCCCGAAGGAATGGTCTGGATATTCCGGTGGTGTATAATTCCAGTGGGTATGAAAAAACAGAAACCCTGAAGCTTCTGGAAGGATATGTGGACATTTATCTTCCGGATCTGAAATATCTGGATCCGGAGCTTGCACAGAAATTTTCTTATGCGCCGGATTATGTGCAGGCTGCAAAGGCTGCAATCGGAGAGATGGTGCGTCAGACCGGGAAATGTGAGTTTGGAGAGGATGGATACATCCGGAAGGGAACCATTGTCCGGCATCTGATCCTGCCGGGACATACAGGAAATTCCATAAAAGCTCTGAGGTATCTTCATGAAACCTATGGGGAGGATATTTATATCAGTATTATGAATCAGTATACGCCGGTGAGAAAATTTGTGGAATTTAAGGAATTAAACCGGAAAGTTACAAAAAGAGAGTATGAAAAAGTTCTGGATGCTGCTGTGGATATGGGGATTCAGAATGGATTTATCCAGGAAGGAGAAACTGCTTCAGAAAGCTTTATTCCTGATTTCGATTATGAGGGAGTGGAAAAAAATACTCCGTAA
- a CDS encoding response regulator transcription factor codes for MANILVCDDDKDIVEAIEIYLTQEGYCILKAYDGQEALDILNSETVDLLIIDVMMPRLDGIRATVRIRESNPLPIIILSAKSEDTDKILGLNIGADDYITKPFNPLELIARVKSQLRRYTQLGSAAPASSEHIYTTGGLTVNDDKKEVLVDGEAVRMTPIEYNILLLLMKNPGRVFSTTQIYESIWNEDALAADNTVAVHVRHIREKIEINPRDPRYLKVVWGLGYKIEKLSR; via the coding sequence GTGGCTAACATACTTGTTTGCGATGACGACAAAGACATCGTGGAAGCTATCGAAATCTATCTTACACAGGAAGGCTATTGCATTCTGAAAGCCTATGACGGACAGGAAGCGCTGGATATCCTGAACAGCGAAACTGTAGATCTGCTGATCATCGATGTGATGATGCCCCGTCTCGACGGAATCCGGGCAACAGTCAGGATCCGGGAAAGCAATCCTCTGCCCATCATCATCCTGTCCGCAAAATCTGAAGACACGGACAAAATCCTGGGCCTCAACATCGGTGCAGATGACTATATCACCAAACCCTTCAATCCTCTGGAGCTGATCGCCAGGGTAAAATCCCAGCTGCGCCGGTACACACAGCTTGGCTCCGCTGCACCGGCATCATCGGAACACATCTACACAACCGGAGGTCTTACGGTAAACGATGACAAAAAAGAGGTGCTGGTAGATGGAGAAGCGGTACGGATGACGCCCATCGAATATAATATCCTGCTTCTTCTCATGAAAAATCCCGGACGTGTTTTTTCCACCACGCAGATCTACGAGAGCATCTGGAATGAAGATGCTCTGGCCGCGGATAACACTGTAGCCGTCCACGTCCGTCACATTCGCGAAAAGATTGAGATCAATCCCAGGGATCCCCGCTATCTGAAAGTTGTCTGGGGCCTGGGTTATAAAATCGAAAAACTGAGCCGGTGA
- a CDS encoding sensor histidine kinase encodes MNKNKHTGKKRSFMRIPALVLALILPVIMVFSAALVIQAGIRIDSAEDLKTKDYFQTSAFADSFYSKISTILSGISAREILDKTSEDAYIDLGELYNGDSLSFKNTSGLAYSFNDLKEWSSQTIHSNDNWIVLGLTTPEGETKYMYYSDFKKALEDGTLQLNANSGALKYEGISQKDWTERILSSLSAEYADGGIQSQEPLKNITDKNGNVVYTDVADMLTPILEIPCAPEGYGSLLDYMNSTSSKTRNFKGNLADAFEQLDNARDLFSGWTDAAQTLDEYSSDNSNIHYAYTDNTSQKIFTNTDAAYTSDLTDISGFSDKKPYVFLSVNEAATDEKNARNGLMNLNLSAAANPSVGNWIDLLRNSTYDENCSFLAWIDDTSLPVQDSIKTDRQNFLTYRTLFIPAAVITVISFLLFIIDFIWLTVHTGRRNSDSGNTDTAQPELNFFDRIYTEAAAGLVCIPALGVLTAGLSMQASTYNLVSSLIILGITIFLITCLFWIGYLSLIRRIKARTLWKNSLLRKCLKLPRLCLCKAGKLIDFFSRNTISRIRMVVGLGVFLFLEFFFSALLAASDGWFLMFLLLFLLDLGALFCVYKIALGRELILDGLKRITDGELTYKIPEKELRGDQKAMAQYINRIGDGLDAAVEKSLKDERMKTELITNVSHDLKTPLTSIINYIDLLKRLNLKDPEALKYLEILDSKAHRLKSLTEDVVEASKASAGNLSLEMADLNFVEMLYQVMGEFEERMENRHLTLMTHLPDSPAMIYADGRRMWRILENLFGNILKYAMENTRVYAEVLLEKDQVIFTLKNISAQPLNIPAEELTERFIRGDVARNTEGSGLGLSIAQSLTQLQGGTFKLYLDGDLFKVCLSFPQKISHTALSTPEDLHSETPS; translated from the coding sequence ATGAATAAAAATAAACATACGGGAAAAAAACGTTCATTTATGCGCATTCCTGCTCTTGTCCTTGCTCTTATCCTGCCTGTGATCATGGTCTTTTCAGCGGCACTGGTGATCCAGGCAGGTATCCGGATAGACTCTGCAGAAGATCTTAAAACAAAGGATTATTTCCAGACTTCTGCTTTTGCTGACAGCTTTTACTCAAAAATTTCCACAATCCTGTCCGGGATCTCAGCCAGGGAAATCCTGGATAAAACAAGCGAAGATGCATACATTGATCTCGGAGAGCTTTATAACGGAGATTCTCTCTCCTTCAAAAACACCTCCGGACTGGCTTATTCCTTCAATGATCTTAAGGAATGGAGTTCACAGACGATCCATTCCAATGATAACTGGATCGTCCTGGGCCTTACCACCCCGGAGGGTGAAACAAAATATATGTACTATTCTGATTTCAAAAAAGCTCTGGAAGACGGAACCCTGCAGCTAAATGCCAACTCCGGTGCCCTGAAATACGAGGGAATTTCCCAGAAAGACTGGACTGAGCGGATTCTTTCCTCTCTGAGCGCCGAATATGCAGACGGCGGCATCCAGTCACAGGAACCTCTGAAAAACATCACAGACAAAAACGGAAACGTAGTTTACACAGATGTGGCAGATATGCTCACTCCAATCCTTGAAATCCCCTGTGCACCGGAAGGTTACGGCAGTCTCCTGGATTACATGAATTCCACCTCATCCAAAACCAGGAATTTCAAAGGGAACCTGGCCGATGCCTTTGAGCAGCTGGATAATGCCCGGGATCTTTTTTCCGGCTGGACAGACGCTGCTCAGACACTGGATGAGTACAGCAGTGATAATTCCAATATCCATTATGCCTATACGGATAACACCTCACAGAAAATCTTCACAAATACAGATGCAGCCTATACTTCCGACCTGACTGATATTTCCGGTTTTTCAGACAAAAAGCCTTACGTGTTCCTAAGTGTCAACGAAGCTGCCACAGATGAAAAAAATGCCCGGAATGGTCTTATGAACCTGAACCTTTCCGCTGCTGCAAACCCTTCTGTAGGAAACTGGATCGATCTCCTTCGAAACTCCACATACGATGAAAACTGCAGTTTTCTTGCCTGGATCGATGATACCAGCCTTCCTGTACAGGATTCCATTAAAACTGACAGACAGAATTTCCTGACTTACCGTACTTTATTTATCCCGGCTGCTGTGATCACCGTGATCAGTTTTCTGCTCTTTATCATAGATTTTATCTGGCTTACTGTCCACACCGGAAGAAGAAATTCCGATAGCGGTAATACAGACACGGCTCAGCCAGAACTGAACTTTTTTGACAGGATCTATACGGAAGCAGCAGCAGGACTCGTGTGTATCCCGGCACTTGGTGTATTGACCGCAGGACTGAGCATGCAAGCTTCCACCTATAACCTTGTCTCCTCCCTGATCATCCTGGGTATCACGATTTTCCTGATCACGTGCCTGTTCTGGATCGGCTATTTAAGCCTGATCCGCAGGATCAAAGCTCGCACCCTGTGGAAAAACAGCCTGCTTCGCAAATGCCTGAAGCTTCCCCGTCTGTGTCTTTGTAAAGCCGGTAAGTTGATCGATTTTTTCTCCAGGAATACCATCAGCAGAATACGTATGGTAGTGGGACTTGGCGTATTTCTATTCCTTGAATTTTTCTTCAGTGCCCTGCTCGCGGCATCTGATGGATGGTTCCTGATGTTTTTGCTTCTATTTCTTCTGGATCTGGGTGCGCTTTTCTGCGTCTACAAAATTGCTCTTGGACGGGAACTCATCCTTGATGGTCTGAAACGGATCACCGATGGAGAACTCACTTACAAGATCCCGGAAAAGGAACTCCGTGGTGATCAGAAAGCAATGGCACAGTATATCAACCGCATTGGTGACGGGCTGGACGCTGCCGTGGAAAAAAGCCTCAAAGATGAGCGTATGAAAACCGAATTGATCACCAATGTCTCCCATGATCTGAAAACGCCGCTGACTTCCATCATCAATTACATTGATCTGCTGAAAAGACTGAACCTCAAAGATCCGGAAGCACTGAAATATCTTGAGATTCTGGATTCGAAGGCACATCGTCTGAAAAGTCTGACCGAAGATGTAGTCGAAGCTTCCAAAGCCAGTGCTGGAAATCTCTCCCTGGAAATGGCGGATCTGAACTTTGTGGAAATGCTTTACCAGGTGATGGGCGAATTTGAAGAACGGATGGAAAACAGACATCTGACCCTGATGACACATCTGCCTGATTCTCCTGCCATGATCTATGCCGATGGCAGACGGATGTGGCGTATCCTTGAAAATCTTTTCGGCAATATTCTGAAATATGCCATGGAGAACACAAGGGTCTATGCGGAAGTTCTTCTGGAAAAAGATCAAGTCATCTTTACCCTGAAAAATATTTCCGCACAGCCTCTGAACATTCCGGCTGAAGAACTGACCGAACGTTTCATCCGCGGCGATGTTGCCAGAAATACAGAAGGCAGCGGACTTGGATTATCCATCGCACAGAGCCTTACGCAGCTTCAAGGTGGCACCTTTAAACTTTATCTGGACGGTGACCTTTTCAAAGTCTGCTTAAGTTTTCCACAGAAGATCTCTCACACAGCCTTATCCACACCGGAAGATCTTCATTCCGAAACACCTTCTTAA
- a CDS encoding deoxycytidylate deaminase, producing the protein MDKKGQKRQGYLSWDEYFMGVAMLSGMRSKDPHSQVGACIVSEDNKILSMGYNGFPKGCSDDEFPWGREGDPLDTKYLYVTHSELNAILNYRGGSLEGAKLYVSLFPCNECAKAIIQAGIRTIVYDCDKYADTPSVIASKKMLDAAGVRYYKYNRTNREITIKV; encoded by the coding sequence ATGGATAAAAAAGGACAGAAACGACAGGGATATCTTTCCTGGGATGAGTATTTTATGGGGGTTGCCATGCTTTCCGGCATGCGTTCCAAAGATCCTCATTCACAGGTTGGTGCCTGTATCGTAAGTGAAGATAACAAGATCCTGTCAATGGGGTACAATGGATTTCCAAAGGGATGTTCCGATGATGAGTTTCCCTGGGGAAGAGAAGGAGATCCGCTGGATACCAAATATCTTTATGTGACACACAGTGAGCTCAATGCCATCCTGAATTACCGGGGAGGAAGTCTGGAAGGTGCCAAGCTTTATGTGTCCCTGTTTCCCTGCAACGAATGCGCCAAGGCTATTATCCAGGCAGGGATCAGGACTATTGTATATGACTGTGATAAATATGCAGATACTCCGTCTGTGATCGCATCCAAAAAAATGCTGGATGCAGCCGGAGTCCGGTATTATAAATATAACCGGACAAACCGTGAGATCACCATTAAAGTGTAA
- the rpiB gene encoding ribose 5-phosphate isomerase B, producing MIALGCDHGGYELMQEVKKHLEERGLEYKDFGCNGPESVDYPVYGKKVAQAIVDGECEKGILICGTGIGISITANKFKGIRAALCTDCFTAEATRLHNDANILAMGGRVVGPGLALKIVDTFLDTPFSGDERHIRRINMIED from the coding sequence ATGATAGCACTGGGATGTGATCATGGCGGCTATGAGCTGATGCAGGAGGTAAAGAAGCATCTGGAAGAGAGAGGACTGGAGTACAAAGATTTTGGATGCAATGGTCCGGAATCTGTAGACTATCCTGTTTATGGAAAGAAAGTAGCACAGGCGATCGTGGACGGCGAGTGTGAGAAAGGTATCCTGATCTGCGGAACAGGTATCGGAATTTCCATCACTGCTAATAAATTTAAGGGAATCCGTGCTGCACTTTGTACAGATTGCTTTACTGCAGAGGCAACAAGACTTCATAACGATGCCAACATTCTGGCCATGGGCGGTCGTGTAGTAGGACCGGGACTTGCTCTGAAGATCGTGGATACATTCCTGGATACACCATTTTCCGGGGATGAGCGTCATATCAGAAGAATCAACATGATCGAGGATTGA
- a CDS encoding L-threonylcarbamoyladenylate synthase, with protein MKAEIAVMTAENIDRKAIARGGEILKNGGLVAFPTETVYGLGGNALDPKASMKIYAAKGRPSDNPLIVHIADIRDLDKIVTEVPEKARVLAEKYWPGPLTMILPKADIVPKETTGGLDSVAVRFPSDRIAQELILAAGGYVAAPSANTSGRPSPTTAGHVAEDLGEAIDMIIDGGQVNIGLESTIVDFTEDIPVVLRPGYISLEMLRETLGDVRMDKGLIKPDSKVHPKAPGMKYRHYAPKADLAIVEGSTEGVIAEIERRAGEAEDKGLTVGIIATDETKGRYSHGIVKSIGSREQEETIAHHLYEVLRDFDSCNVSAIYSEAFFTPRMGQAIMNRLLKAAGHKIINVEEEKENDSTGM; from the coding sequence ATGAAAGCAGAAATAGCAGTTATGACAGCGGAGAATATAGACAGAAAGGCAATTGCCCGAGGTGGCGAGATCCTGAAAAACGGCGGGCTTGTGGCATTTCCCACAGAGACTGTATACGGTCTCGGAGGAAACGCCCTGGATCCGAAAGCATCGATGAAGATCTATGCAGCCAAGGGAAGACCTTCGGACAATCCGCTGATCGTACATATCGCAGATATCCGTGACCTGGATAAGATCGTTACGGAGGTTCCTGAAAAAGCCAGAGTACTGGCTGAGAAGTACTGGCCGGGTCCGCTGACAATGATCCTTCCCAAAGCAGATATCGTGCCAAAGGAAACAACCGGAGGACTGGACAGTGTGGCAGTACGTTTTCCAAGTGACCGTATCGCACAGGAGCTGATCCTTGCGGCTGGCGGATATGTGGCAGCGCCAAGTGCCAATACTTCCGGAAGACCAAGTCCTACGACAGCGGGGCATGTGGCAGAGGATCTGGGAGAAGCCATTGATATGATCATTGATGGAGGACAGGTAAACATCGGTCTGGAATCTACTATCGTAGATTTTACAGAAGACATACCGGTAGTCCTGCGGCCGGGATATATTTCCCTGGAAATGCTCCGGGAAACACTTGGAGATGTAAGGATGGATAAGGGGCTGATCAAACCGGACAGCAAGGTCCATCCAAAAGCACCGGGAATGAAATATCGTCATTATGCACCAAAGGCAGATCTTGCCATTGTGGAGGGTTCCACAGAGGGTGTGATCGCGGAGATCGAAAGAAGAGCCGGAGAGGCTGAGGATAAGGGACTGACTGTGGGGATCATCGCAACAGATGAAACAAAAGGCCGATATTCACATGGAATCGTAAAGAGTATCGGAAGCCGGGAGCAGGAAGAAACGATCGCGCATCATCTGTACGAGGTCCTGCGTGATTTTGACAGCTGTAATGTAAGTGCCATTTATTCAGAGGCATTTTTTACACCAAGAATGGGACAGGCGATCATGAACCGCTTATTGAAAGCGGCTGGTCATAAAATTATCAATGTTGAGGAGGAGAAAGAAAATGATAGCACTGGGATGTGA
- a CDS encoding HD domain-containing protein gives MNRIDRLYMEMIHYYQGDPKHIQHFVKVHDLSRLIGQGEGLDEDTMYVLEAAALVHDIGIKVGMEKYGRSDGKTQEAEGPAAAREMLTALGFQDRVIRRVEYLVGHHHTYKDIDGMDYQILVEADFLANYFEDGLDKEHIKKSAEKIFKTETGKKIVKEMFFPETFQKSETWAQDALQDLEDFIEEQGIYIRQ, from the coding sequence ATGAACAGAATCGACAGACTTTATATGGAAATGATCCATTATTATCAGGGGGATCCGAAACATATCCAGCATTTTGTGAAGGTACATGATCTTTCAAGGCTGATCGGCCAGGGTGAGGGTCTGGACGAAGATACGATGTATGTTCTGGAAGCTGCGGCTCTCGTTCATGATATCGGAATCAAAGTCGGTATGGAAAAATACGGACGCTCTGATGGAAAAACGCAGGAAGCAGAAGGCCCGGCAGCTGCCAGAGAGATGCTTACCGCACTGGGCTTTCAAGATAGGGTGATCCGCAGAGTGGAATATCTGGTAGGACATCATCATACCTATAAGGATATTGATGGGATGGATTATCAGATCCTTGTGGAAGCTGATTTTCTGGCTAATTATTTTGAAGATGGACTTGATAAAGAACATATAAAGAAAAGTGCAGAGAAGATATTTAAAACAGAAACAGGCAAAAAAATAGTAAAGGAAATGTTTTTCCCGGAGACTTTTCAGAAATCCGAAACCTGGGCACAGGATGCCCTTCAGGACCTGGAGGATTTTATTGAAGAGCAGGGGATTTATATCAGACAGTAA
- a CDS encoding DUF2298 domain-containing protein: protein MKKKIRELFPELTAAVILTVLSAYLLGGDVWTFWTWWLLALFMGMVAMPVTGRLFGGFEDRGWLFSKVLAIAVTGFLTWFLVAVEILPFTAAVCVGVSVAVGILCAVLFHVQLKHEIECYPSGKIRLIFREELLFFGIFLLWTYLAGFRPQAYGTEKFMDYGFMEAMMRSKTLPARDLWYSQGTINYYYGGQYFAVFLTKLTGSRVEVTYNLMRTFVAAFAFVYPFSLVRQMTKDRLYGRLDGKKKYLPSLAGITAGIAVSIAGNVHYIVYRCVLPLIRKMQGAAEAASYWFPDATRYIGYNPVNDSDKTIHEFPCYSFVLGDLHAHVVNVMFVTFLAGMLYAWLKMIRKRGPEPEKQERSVFWLRQLLMPHILLASVFLGMFQWTNYWDFVIYFVVTGGVVLIANIIRFEGKIIRILAVTIVQAVEIIGLSYLVILPFTLKFDTMVQGVALAQHHSLWYQLLILWGLPVILTVLLILSVITEKMRGLKHKSLYRLLEALTVPDLFAVIMGLCAIGLVLIPELVYVRDIYENGNARANTMFKLTYQAYILFGMTMGYGIYRMLVVSRQKIIRILSGVGLFVLLWTVGYFGNAVHSWFGDVWKVSEYQGLDATTFLEQDFPQDASAIRWLKQNIKGSPVVLEANGDSYTGYERVSASTGLPTVLGWYVHEWLWRNNVPDLNEKSADIQTIYTSTDTETVKKLISRYDISYIFVGEQEKEKYGTELNDSVLQSLGSIVFEDDMSGTYIVKVEQD, encoded by the coding sequence ATGAAAAAAAAGATCAGAGAATTATTTCCGGAGTTGACTGCAGCAGTGATCCTGACAGTACTTTCAGCGTATCTCCTGGGAGGAGATGTATGGACATTCTGGACGTGGTGGCTGCTTGCACTGTTTATGGGAATGGTGGCAATGCCGGTCACAGGAAGGCTTTTCGGAGGCTTTGAAGACCGGGGCTGGCTTTTTTCAAAGGTACTTGCCATTGCGGTTACCGGATTTCTCACCTGGTTTCTGGTAGCGGTGGAAATTCTTCCTTTTACAGCAGCAGTGTGTGTAGGAGTATCTGTGGCTGTTGGCATTTTGTGTGCTGTACTTTTTCATGTTCAGCTGAAGCATGAGATTGAATGCTATCCGTCAGGAAAGATCCGGTTGATCTTTCGGGAGGAGCTTTTGTTTTTTGGGATTTTTCTGCTCTGGACTTATCTGGCTGGATTCCGGCCGCAGGCATACGGAACAGAGAAATTTATGGATTATGGCTTCATGGAGGCCATGATGCGGAGCAAAACTCTTCCTGCACGTGATCTCTGGTATTCTCAGGGAACCATCAATTATTACTATGGCGGGCAGTATTTTGCAGTATTTCTTACGAAGCTTACAGGAAGCAGAGTAGAAGTGACTTATAATCTGATGCGTACCTTTGTGGCAGCGTTTGCCTTTGTGTATCCGTTTTCGCTGGTCCGTCAGATGACGAAGGACAGGCTGTATGGACGGCTGGATGGAAAGAAGAAATATCTTCCGTCACTGGCAGGAATTACTGCAGGCATTGCGGTATCTATCGCAGGAAATGTACATTATATCGTCTATCGTTGTGTATTACCGCTGATTCGGAAGATGCAGGGGGCGGCAGAAGCAGCCAGCTACTGGTTCCCGGATGCAACACGTTACATAGGGTATAATCCGGTGAATGACAGTGATAAGACCATACATGAATTCCCATGCTATTCGTTTGTCCTAGGGGATCTTCATGCCCATGTGGTAAATGTGATGTTTGTGACATTTCTGGCAGGAATGCTCTATGCATGGCTGAAAATGATCCGAAAAAGAGGGCCTGAGCCTGAAAAACAGGAACGCAGTGTTTTCTGGCTGAGACAGCTTCTGATGCCGCATATCCTTCTGGCGTCAGTTTTTCTTGGCATGTTCCAGTGGACCAATTACTGGGATTTTGTGATCTATTTTGTAGTGACCGGCGGCGTTGTCCTGATCGCAAATATCATACGATTTGAGGGGAAGATAATCAGGATCCTGGCAGTGACGATCGTACAGGCAGTGGAGATCATAGGTCTCTCTTATCTGGTGATCCTGCCCTTTACATTGAAATTTGATACGATGGTACAGGGAGTGGCACTGGCACAGCATCATTCACTGTGGTATCAGCTTCTGATCCTCTGGGGGCTTCCGGTAATCCTTACTGTTTTGCTGATCCTGTCTGTTATCACAGAAAAAATGAGGGGACTGAAGCACAAAAGTCTTTACAGGCTGCTGGAGGCGCTCACAGTTCCGGATCTTTTTGCAGTGATCATGGGCTTATGTGCTATCGGACTGGTTCTGATTCCGGAGCTTGTATATGTACGGGATATTTATGAAAATGGAAATGCCAGAGCCAATACCATGTTCAAGCTGACGTATCAGGCATATATCCTTTTTGGAATGACGATGGGATATGGGATTTACCGTATGCTGGTGGTATCCAGACAGAAAATCATCCGGATCCTTTCAGGTGTGGGACTTTTTGTACTGCTCTGGACCGTGGGCTATTTCGGAAATGCCGTGCATTCCTGGTTCGGGGATGTCTGGAAGGTTTCGGAGTATCAGGGACTGGATGCAACTACATTTCTTGAGCAGGATTTTCCACAGGATGCGTCGGCGATCCGCTGGCTGAAGCAGAATATCAAGGGATCTCCTGTGGTGCTCGAGGCTAACGGGGACAGCTATACCGGATATGAGAGAGTTTCTGCATCTACGGGGCTTCCGACCGTACTGGGATGGTATGTGCATGAATGGCTCTGGAGAAATAATGTACCTGACCTCAATGAAAAAAGTGCGGACATCCAGACTATTTATACTTCCACAGATACAGAGACGGTAAAAAAACTGATCAGCCGTTATGATATTTCTTATATCTTTGTAGGAGAACAGGAAAAAGAAAAATATGGAACAGAGCTTAATGACAGTGTTCTTCAGAGTCTGGGAAGCATTGTCTTTGAAGATGATATGTCAGGAACCTACATTGTGAAAGTGGAGCAGGATTGA